The following is a genomic window from Neodiprion virginianus isolate iyNeoVirg1 chromosome 1, iyNeoVirg1.1, whole genome shotgun sequence.
ATTGACACGAGAAATTTACATAGACTCTGAATAATTTTCGTTACTTGCAGCAATATTTTTGAGGATCACCGAacaattcataaaaattcaacgcCTTTTCACGACAAACAGGGTAAGtgacatctttttttttctggactATAGATGAATCGAAAGAAGAATAGTAAGCcgtaaagaaaatatttttcgcggTACTTTTCGTTACTTTACAAACAAGTTGAATTACCGGAACTAACCATCAAGTATGAGTTAAATCTTGTACAGCTGAtactctctttttctttttcaaaaaatcatttctttattCTATGTGAAATTGTTCGCTGTTGGAATATATTGTTCGTTTCACAGTCATTTGTATGTACCAAACTTTTTATAAATCTCGTATGAGCCGTGTCGAAATACTTAAACTTTCGAATTGTTTTTGATGGAAGCgtccgttaaaaaaaaaaaaaaatctgcacaaACTGTTTTTTCGCGATATTCGATCTGTCCGATAAACTTTCGCGATGATCTTGAAAACGGCCGAGAGAAACAACTGAAACCGGTAGGACTTGGAACTTTAATGAAAAAGATTGGACAGAAGAATTAGAAACAACATTTAtgacaaacaaaaaatgtataaaacaCTGGGAAAAACGTAATCGTTTAGAGAAAGTAATAAGGGGCAAAAAGTATATGTTTGTCGgtaaacattgaaaatcgattcatttCAGGTAGAACTGaaagttcaaattaaacgGAACATGGCTATTTTTCATGCCCATCATTTCGTTTTGAAAACCTGtaagttttagatttttttaaacagccGTTTCGGAGATCATTGTGGAAATTTGTCGGACTGATCGACAGACCGACATATTTCTAAAAACCTGTTTTTGGGATTCCAGAGGTTCGAAGACGTAAGGATTcgttgaaattggaaaaagtgattttaaaACTAACTCAGTACTTTTCTTAAATCACCAAAgatgatgaaaagtaaaaatttcacatggCAATTTTCCACGCAAAATCacttgaatttaaaattctcTAAAATTCTTACTTTCTCGTCAAAACTTTTCCATGATCATCGCCCGAGTTTTTCGAAACAGCAATAtaaagattcgttgaaaaGTTCTTTCTCACATGTATTTCAAATCTTTCAAACATACCCTGAATTCGAACGCCATAAATTCCACTGTGTctgtaatgaaatttcattctggttcaatattcaattatacactTCCGCTGAAGCGCGCAAAAACGATACGCCAAAATTCAGCCTAGGTCGAGCGATAGTCGCATTGATTTATAAGGGATCAAAGTTCGGGGCGAAGTTCTTTCGGTCGGAGTTTCTTCTTCGCTTCTGCAGTTACCAGATTCGATTTAACTTGCCCTCTAGCGACTGGCCCGAGGCTGCTGTACACATAACAGCGAGCGAGAGTTGCTGTACAACAATTCGCCGACATTGAAAGTGTTTATCGATAAGCCGAGTgctaaatttcatttctcgccACCCGTGGTTTGGGCTTTGCAGTTCGGACTTTGTTGTAGCTGCAAGTCCAATCATCCTTATTCTCCTTAACTTTGACAGGGTAACAAACTTGTACTCCGCGGAATCGCTGATAAACGATTCTCAACCATTTCGGGCAACTTTCCCACTTTTATCGTCATTCGCGTTTCAGTTTTCTCAAATTACTTGACCGGCATGTATCGTCTCGATCTTTTTCAAAGTCAAATTAAGTCTTCGTATCATACAACCACAATTTCACAGGTATTTGAATCGGCTTGGATcctgatttattcaaatcgtcACGCACTGGATTGAGAGATCGAAGTTATCCTGCAACAAATGAGGATATTGCTTCCAACGGTAATTGCATATCAGTGTTAATTGGGTCACGTTGAGAATATAAAACAGTTACTCAGCTGCTGCGTAGGAAAAAAAGCGATTGggtatttgagaaaatttttgaagaatattGTAGCAAAATGGCGTATTTTTGCGAGTGGTTAATTAAATACTAAGGCTTAGCTGGAAAGACGATCATGCAATTCACCACGCGAAGTATGAAAGGTGAACTTGAGTTCCCGGACGCAGATAAAACGCAGATAAAACTCGAGATAAACACTGACCTACGTCCGTTTTCCTGCTTGAGACCTACTTGCGGTGTGTATGATGTAACCGGAGTTCAGTCGAACCGTAACCTGGAGATAGAGGATCATCcgttttttattgtaaaaacgtTTAAAATCTCCTCGTTTCACGCAGGGTGTTGAAACTTAAAAATCGAGCAACGAATGAGAAAGATGAGGGAACCGGCCtaatcaaatcaaattttgaattgatggGTACAAAAATAGGTATTATAAATGAGGGTGATCGCCGTTTGCCGTAATAAATGTCTTTCGTATTTTAAAAGGGAGGAAAAACAGGGTAATTAAGGACCATTATATAGCCTGAGAAGAAACGTCGATTCGATAAAGGATAGGCGACACGGCGGATTCGTCGCTCCATCGAATTCTCTCAATTGGCAATTACTCTCGGACGAATGCGTTCTAGATTCACGATTCTAAGTATACGGACTGACGAAATTGAGTGAAAAACTAATATTACACTTGATCAATTATTTCTTGGGAGAAGTTTGAATGATACGTCGAGATCATTTCATCGGCTAAGCAACCTAATAAGGATTACGCTTATTTACAGAGAAAGGATTTGTTCAAGTCATTGAATGTAATTAAGAATCAAATCACCAACCTCAAGTGTCTTAGTGCAAGAAAATCctagaaaaatagaaaaataaaattctatatgagaaataaaatttttgttatataaTGAATTTGCTAGAGACGGTTGATTTTCTAATACAACCGTCTAGTTGTAACAATGAACTTTTCAACTCTCTCAAATTCGTGTTTAGTCGacgaaattcaatttgatttgTCTGAAAGAAAACAGTTTCTTCGAATTAcgtgaaaaatcgatttgcCTTGGCTAAATTTTGAATCAGTGATTGGtgtgcaaataaaaatttaaccgtACCTGCCTCAGCACTCAAGTTTATCAGttgatgcaatgttaattAGAATACGTGTTCAGCGAATTCTTTAACTGATTTCACGGTCTCGTCTCGAGACAAGACCGTTAAATTcggaaaaacaattcttccGAATCAATTCCAAAACAACAACGGTTTTACCTGTGAGTATAAAACTATCGAATATAATTCACTGGttcgaaatcgaaaaaattccgTACAATTCGATCCGCAGATCTATATCGAGGCTCGATAAATTTTTGCGTCAATCGAGAAACTTTTCAGTATCCAAAGAATATCTTTTCTCGGCGTGGGACATTCAATCTTCGTCTTGAAAATTGTagacaaaattcaaaacggaAGGAAATTTCGTTCGAAGTTACTACAGCCACCGAATCGCGCGCtgtgcactgagagaaatttttatttctggttaccgctcggtccttaactattttcatttttcaccacaatcgaaaaatatggttctaggtagaaagtgaaaattagttttctaacTGTTatcggaaagtctagtatccgttactattctttctcattatcatcactgttactatatttccTCGTaactgtttcgaaaatttaacgcttgcgcaacaataaattgacgttaaatccttatttaactaaaaaagtagagtaaacctcacaaactgatcTTACGTTTGCAATTACCACAAAAATGATCGACGACGgtgcaaaatggttacgcttACCTCGTTTCTCGTAAtgccaacaatattcaaatagttttttcaacgatacctgttttaccgaatttttctcagtgcggCTTTCGTTATTATCCATTAGAGACAATTGTCGCGTGTCGTCTCCCCGCCCCCCGCCTGGGAGGCAGAGAGCTTTCGATGTATTTTCGCGCGTCAAAGAAACGGACGCCGAGAGGGCGAAGGGCGGGAGCGCCGCGGCGCCGAAAGGAAGGAGCGGATCGAGCGACAGAGGAGATCGCGCTTAGGGGCAGCGAAGAGCGGCACGACGTCTCGGAGGCGGCTCGGAGGCGGCTCGGAGGCGGCGGAGGCGGCGGCGTGCGCGCGCAATGCCTCGACCGGCGTCCGCGAGGAGTCGCTGCCTCTGTGGCCGGCCTCGCTCGCGTACGCGGCCTGCTCAGTCTAATTTGAACCGCCGCGAGTGTCCGACTTACGGGGGCACCGATCTTTTCGCCGTTGTCGCACGCACTCCGGGCGCCCACGCAGCCACCGACACGTCGTGCCGCCCGATCGGAGACGAGCATAAGTGGTCGGAGATAAATGATAATCGAGGGGAGACCGAGCAGAGGGAAGAAAACGAGgaggcggaaaaaaaattaatgtcaTATCGCAACGGCGACAATACCAAATTATAACGTTCCAAGTCCCCGGGAAGTAAAGAgtagaaattttaaacaaacgcACTCTATGACCTACGCATTATACACCGATTTTAACACCGCAGACGAATCGTGTACCCTCGACTCAGCTTTCAAACGCGCAGAAAATTACAGACCCCACAGAATTAACGAGCCTgatctttttttcatccctctaTATTTTATCGCCACGTTTTCGACCGTCGCAATCACTTCTCAGTCTCTGTCTATCTGTAAATCCCACtcatttgttttcatttcgtcGCTCTATTTTTATCGTCGAATTTTCTTCGTCCAGATAtccctttttattttttctcatcaacaTCGTCGTAAGTCGGGTATAAATAATCATCGTTGTGTcgagtgataaaaatttacaaaaaatcttTGCCACCCCTCCCGATAGATTATTGCGTGATTAAAAAACCGTGAAACACGTTCTGTGACATGGTGAAGAATCGTATCGCAGTTTAATTTGTGCGTGAATTTAAACCAGGATCCCTGCACGAGTTTCTCCTGAAAAAAGTTCGACGAATAATCAAACGGATAATTGATAGAACCGatcgttgaataaattatcgcGAAGTGGTGTCCCTCCTGGAGTGTATAAATCAGGCGTGAGAATCGAGAACACGGTTCGCTCCGATTTTCAACTAGCAGCTCGGCAGACTCGACGATATATTTAAATAGTAACGCTGGCAAAGGGTGACACAGCTCCTCCTTAAGTGCAACGTGATATCCGAGCTAGGCGACAGTGTGACATCTGATGAACGCGTGCGTGCTAACGCGGTGCGTGCCTTTCACCAGAAggaatatcaaatttttcccagacttttgaaagaaaaaaaaaaaacctccggagtttcatttttcgcgccAATTATTTgccgaaattcgaaaattcgaacgacAACCGAAGTCTTGGATTATCGCGAAGCGCGATTCTCGTCCCGGTGCTTCAGCAGCGAGTCACGTGGTCCGAGAGTCGAAGAGGCGAACAGGGGATAAGAGTGAGGAGAGTACAGACACGTGGATCGTGGAACTCTATCAAAATATCGAGATTGAGCTCACGATGAAGAAGACGGCAATACGGAAGATAAAAGTTAAAAATCCTAAGGTctgtttggaaattttaacCACATACCAGTGGTACAACACGTCGTGAACGCGAGATCGattagataataataataacacatACGCGTATGCACTTGTAACGGAGTGCGTATaaacgtgtgtgtgtatatatatatatatacatgtatgtatgtatgtatttatacatatgtatatatatgtatgtatatttaacgaagtgtgcgtgtgtgtgtaatatattgaagaaaagtaaataaatgaatgaataaaagtatctatacatgtgtgtgtaaaatttttcgtgtACGCAATTGGATAACGAGAGTCTAGGAGTGGTGGAAACTAAAATTGTGCGATCGTGcgagaaagaaggaaaaagagtGTGGATAAGAAGTAAAAGTGGAAGATTCGGAGGCGGAGGCGGCGGTggaggagaaagaaagaaagaaaatcggGAGATAATTAGACGACGAAAAACGACCGAACTGATTCGATCATCCCCCTCCCCCTGCACccgaaaatatataaaacgataaataaataaataaataaattaaacaacAACGTCAAAGTGCCAGtagacggtgaaaaaattgccAACTTCTGGTCAAATATCGGGGGGGGAGTGAGGCGGTGAACCCCCCGGGCGAAAAAGCGAAACCAGATTGGATAATGTGGGCATTTCTCTTTTTGGCCGGTCTATTTAGCGGTTGGTGGGGCGCTCTGTCTCTCGCCGCGCCCCCAGAATCCGCCGTTGCGGCCCCTCGGACGTCATCGACGTCAGGAAATACCCTGAGAACGTTGCTGTTCCCGTTGACGGAAAGAAATTCTGAGACCGAGTCGACTCAAGGTCGGGATCACCTGGAACCGTATCGCTATAACGCGGTAAAAAGACGCTCGACGTCGCTCAGGCGACGGGAATCAAAATTTCGGTACGACAGCCTTCCGCGACTGAGATACGAGGAGGTCATCGCGAGTCACGGTAAAACACGGGACACCGACTCGGCGATCTTTCCGTTCGTCCAAGGGCCCGAATCTACGGTCGAAAGACCCCGAGTCGCGAGGGCGGCGAAGAACCGGAAGgagaggacgaggacgagggaCAATTCCCCGAGGGAACAGCGCAGGCGGGGAAGGAACAAGGAGAGAAGGGGACAGAACTGGTGCCCCGACGTCGACGTCGGGAACAGGGCGTACCTCGCACCGACCGTTTTTGAGGGTAAGGCCAGGAGCATGTCTTCGGCCAGGAAACCCGAGTCCAACTACGCGGTGACCTTTGAGGTCAAGCGGGTATACAAGAGTCAGAGCGGCTTTCAGCCGTTGGTGAAAAACGACAGTGTGAGATTGCATTTCCGGGATAAAACTCCCGGGAAGTCCACCTTGTGCGAAAAAAGTGGAATCGACGGAGTGAGTGCTCCGGGTGTTGTACGGGCAAATATCAAAAGGGGCAAAGTGTATCTAGTTTTTGTTAGCCGCGTCGGACCGAGGAACTTCACTATCCTAGGCGAACCGATTATTCGTAGCAAAAAGAACGCCCAGGCGGTTCAAGCCGTCGTTCGACCAGACTATGGTGAGTAAAAATTTAGTTGGCAGTCAAACGTGTCAAACTTTTTGGAGATGGAATAATGCAGCGAGGAAAGGGTTTATTTGACGTTAACGAACGTGTGCTTCGATGTGACGAAATTAAGGTTTCGTTGTCGTTACCAAATTTTAGTCGAGCCGCGTGTGATTTGTTAACTCTTGACAATCGTTATTTGGTTGAACTGAAATTTGACGATAATAACAGAACGTTTCTTTCGCCAAATTCAAATATACGTTTGTTAATTAACGGTAAATAAACTCCTTTCTACGCGTGCAGCTCACttttatcctcataattcTGTAAAAGTATCGGGAATTCAAGGtgttttacataattttaattatgCACTGGACTTCGTTATCTTATGAGCTAAttctggctgctagcttcagcctCGTCGTACTCACTTTACACCCGTTAAATTTTCTCCGACATTTTTCACCCCCGACTTTCACCTTCGCGAAAAACTCTCTTCGCTTAGcgtgaaattgaatatcatTCAGCATTCcccgcatattttttttcacgtacgAAAATTTAACACAATCGATCATTCGCAACTTTACCTCGTAATGTATCCGTCGTGTATTTCTTCGCACGTGGTGAATATATCAGGCAATAAACTCTCTCCTGAAAAACCGAAGTcgctgttatttttttaccaattttttttcgttgaagTATTCACTCTGGATTCGTACTCGTTGAACTACTAATGGATCTTTCGTACCAACGTGTCTTAGAAAAGAGCCATCCCTTtggtaatttttgaaaaaattccaagaatATGTCGTCTCGTTAATTCAGATAATTGGAGGcctgttttttatttaatagTTTTTGATACAGAAATGTCAACGTCACGTGAACGAAGAGTATAAAAACtgtcaaattaaaaatctgacGAACGTGAAACTAAAAAAAGAACAATCATCCAAACGCGCAATACGATgtaaaccaattttttttttctttttgtcacAGAAGCGTATTATATTCccggaataaattaaaaaaaaattaccctggCGAGAGACGCTTAAAATTTGAACACAAAactgaaatttgttcaattgtTGTTTGAAACAAACGTTTGAGGGAATGGgtgatttttctaaaaaatcctaaatatcGTTCTCAGTTACGCgaaaggtataaaaatttgacgtaaTCTATAACGAATTAGCGATATGGTAAAAGAATCGAGCATGGAAGCGGCAGCAGGTTGAAGAGAGCCGggcgtgtataaatatatacggtCATATATCGGGCCGTAGGTGCGTTGATCTGGTGCAAAGCAGCTTCCAGTTGGTGACTAAGCCTTGCAGTGCAGTCTGCAGGGGGGGTCGAGACGTCAATTATAAGGCCTTAATCGGAAACTCGTTGTTACTTCTGCAGTTAGCTTATACATACGTGCCCGGGTACATGAGAGCCGAGTACACGAGTATACTTGTTGCTTGTCTACCAGCCGAAGTACGACTCGCCTTTGGCTACCGTACCGCGACTATTGGTGTAGGTATTGCTTTCTACTCATACTCGGTATGGCCATCGATGAGCCTCCGCACTCCGGAGCAAGTCGCTTGCCCCGTGCAATCGGATTGTCTTTACTTAAAAGTAGGTTGTAGTTAAAAAGTCTCGTTCTTCTCTCGGGGGCTCTTGCGAGATACTCTTACTGTTGGAGAACACGCGATGAGATAGGTGGAAATTTgagtttcgaaaatatcgttCAACCCGAGGGGCTGCTCACTTGGGAAATCATTGAaccattttacaaaaaatcaaataggCAATCGCTAGGAATCGCTGGAAACCCTGCGAGTCGCACGATTCCTCGTTTTCTTATGATTTTTCCAAGTATACAGGAAATCGTAGAGAATCGCCAAGAAATCACGAAATTTTCGGAATCACTGGGAATCGCTAATCCCCTCTTCGTGCGAACAAGCCTTTGTCCAACGCTtatgcataaatatatatattctacgAGCAagctttttttcaacgtttatcgtgaattttttatatacatatatgtatgaattaaataatattctatATTTATAACTTCTCATTTTCAATCTAGAAATCGGTGATTCTTGAAATTTAGGAATCATTCGTAACGTTAGAAGTCAGGAAAAATCACATGAAATCGCGAGTAATCTCATTGATTCAGGCCTTACGAAAATCGCAATCGAAATCACAAGAAATCGATTCCTTTCGGAAATCGATGAACCACGGAATAAGCGAGTGAGCAGCCCCTCGGTTCAACCTCTCGTCCCCAACAATTAGCAACTGTTACCTCGGTGTTTGTCTCTTTTGAAATTAAGAAAGCTCTTTCTGAGACggacaattttttatgataTGGAATTTCATCGATTAATGCGTCACATTTGTGTGATTGAAGTTAGTAGCGTTGCTCTCGCGATGCATGTTTGAGACAAATTTTTGCTTCGCaacatttgatttttttttaactttagtCAACCATACTGAACCAAATATGCCAATATGCTTCGAAAGCCAACTGATTGAAAGtcattttaaaattgcaaaacgaTGAATTTCACCAGTGTTATGTAAGATAAGAATAAATAACTATAACAGATTGTTCAAATGACGTGAATTCGTTACTcggaatcgattttttttttcatattaattGGAGACTGAGGAAAATTGGACAATATTTATTCGCATGTCTAAACATATTTAACAACGTGTAACTAGAAAACGACTGAATTATTTGCATAGTCATTTGGCAGCCACTTATATCATAACGATTCAAAAAAGTTCGTTAGATTGAAAGGAATTTCATTCGAGTGCCATTCTATTTATCCAAGAAAGTCACGACAATTTCAGCTTAGAAACTTTTTAGTCGGAATGATTCACGTTTTTACCGATATGAAACGAGTGAATTACATTCCGAAGAATTGCGCAGAATTTCTGAGCACGCACCGAACCGACGGTGAGAGAGAATTGGTATTCACTCCATTATTCATAATCCTTGGTACCCGTGTATTAAAGTATCGAAATGTGACAAAAACGTTCGAGTTTCCGGCAAGAGATGAGCAACTGTGACAGCCTCCTATACAAtacattgaattttattaatttcgcTGTAATTAAAGTTTACCAATTTCCAAATACGAATGCTGAATAAAATTTGGCAAGATTTATACGTCGCGAACTGTTAGAACCTGAGGTGAATTTCTCTCTTACCGAAGTTTCGCGGCGAATGTTAAATTAACCGTTCCGTCGACGTTCATTTATAGAGATGCGTTGCCGGCGATCGAGCGATAGAAGCAATCACACCGATATTCCAAATTTCGGAAACAAATTGCTGTTCTGTGTGCTTTGGTCTGATTGGCTTGCGTCATCGGTCTATTGCGGTTCCGTCAAATTACTAGGAAAATTAATTGGTACCAATTAATATTTGCGGAACGAATATACCGCGCACTTTTGCATGTTCACGTTTCACAAAACTCAAGACATTTCTTTCGAGCAGGGAAAAGTTgggtaatttttaaaataagaCCGGAGTTTTGCGTCTGTCGAAGAGATAAATTCGATCTTGTACAAATTAGTatcgatgttgaaaaaaaaaaaaaaaaaattgcacttgAAGTTTCGGTTCGTGGCAAAACTTCATACATTCTGTATAAACGTTACTTGGTgccaaattttatttcgttttttattcttacgtAAAAAATTGACGTCAATCAGCGTCATTAATCATTCCTTGACaaattactgaaaaaatcttattttcaGGATGGAAAAGTACGGGAATTTTAGATTCCAAAAAGCGTACGAAGCCTGAAATAAAAACTGTGGGTACTGAATTTCCCGGACGCGTATTCAACGTTACGAATTTTTCATAGactttcatttattcatcCTTTCGTTCGAtcttctcctcttctcttcttttttcctcacaatcgAGCCCTTTTCTCCCGCGAGGTCGTCGCGCTCTGCGGAAGGTGAAGAGTTACAGAATGGGGTGAGAAAACTGGCTCTAACTCCACCCCGGGGATGAGAAAAGAAGCATACAAGCCTGCGATAACGGCGTAGGAAAATCAAATTTGCCTCTTTCGAGAAGAGCTTTGCCGACTGTCCAGAAGAAGGCGGAAAATTGCCTGCGGAGCCGGGGAACCGCCCGTTTCAATTAAACGGGACTGACCCAATTAGCTAAGTCTCTTCATCAAACGGAACGGTAACATAAATAACGCAGCGTTCGAGCTTCAGAGCTGGTATTGGAATCGTTGAACCTCGTTACGTTCAAAATCCCGTGGAGGAAAATtcgtcggaaaaaaaaagactggGCATCTTAGCTTATAGGTGGTTGAAAATCTTTTAGGTCAGGAAAGACCATTCGAGTAAATTGTTAGATACTTTGATTGGTTGATATTCCGAACAGATTCTCATCACAACCAACGATGATGATAAAGATTATACCAGTTGTAAGGAAAACGATAAACAGAAGGATAAATTTCGCCGTACGTTCGACGAGATGGAAAAGTGTAGGTTACCTGAATTGAGAGAAAGAAATGCAGTCAGGTCAAAGTTGAACGATACATTCATATTTGCAAATTGCATCAAGTAACTTTCAAATGTACAAACAAATATTCGTAATTGAATTCTGAagtacattttatttcatgtgtaattaataataatcaaacgAATTCAGAACTACCTGCCGACCTGTATTCAATAATTCTATGTATCGTTGAAAGGAAATGATGAACGAGTGAGAAAAACGTGATTTGTAAAAGTTTTATGAAGACTCTTTTTCGTACCAAGCGAAATACGGATCAGATTTTAATCGGATTACCTCGcttattcaaaaattcaggaggctgaagttagtaacgttaacgtaacggaACTTCGGGAAGAAAAATCATCATTGCGGAATTTTATAACGACTTTCTAGCAGttggattttaaaaatatcagtactttttttttcaaatacggtCGACTAAATTTCAGCCAATGGTGAAGctgcgaagtaacgattaaagtaacgttactaatttcaacCTCGTGATTATCCAGCAGCGTGGTGGGCTTTCCTAGATTGATGAATGAATTTTCCGAATTGGCAACATTGCGATCCTTTTATACACGGTACGTTGCTGTACGTAACTACTGTACTATACAACGTAGACCTCGAAAAGAATGATTCGCTCATCGCGGCTCTCGTTGGTCTCAACGATCTGATTAATCGTGTCTATTATCGAGCCTAACGAGAGATTAACAATAAACAATAGCGGACGAATTGCGAAAGGTGGCGCCTAACGACTCTGATATCCTGTCGAATTCAGCCGTATGGATTACGTGTACGGGAGCTTTTACGTAATGAATTGGGAGGCACGTATGGaggtattatacatacgcacCGCAGACGATATTGCAGGCACGCAAAGCCACAGACTGGATAATAGCAACGGCATTTAAACTCTACACATGTACGTACATCGCGCGATAAATACCGCGACAAGGGATAAAGTAAACAGGGGGAAAAAGTGCCGTTAAAATCGCGACAATCGCCGTGTTTTAAACAACGATCGCGGCGTCATTATCCTGGCGCAGTTCAAAATTTGTGACAACGCATTGCGGTAGAAATAACGATAAACTATGATTATGAAATACTTACGTTTGAGCGGTCTGATCCCGAATATCATTTTAATCGTATAATTTCATCGgattaaaattgttttcggtttaaaattgtatcgctaattttttttttttgcctctaATAGTTTTAACATTTTCTGGTTGGTAATTCGTTTACGacgttgattatttttagctttaATCCTGATCGTAAACTTTTGCACTGGTCAATTTGTGTTTCTAACTTAAGATATGAAGATTTCGATTGAAACAAGGTTTTTGAATGGCTTTCATGTATTTTAAAAACTCAGGTCAGATGTATCAGATATACGGTGAATTCGATTATGTTCGTAATTGCTCGTTCATGTGGATATTCGCACATTCGAAATCAGACTATTCGTGTAGTGTTCcgtttcataaatttttttattacataaaaCGGATGTCATTGCCTGCGTACAGAAGAGAATTAACGTATTCGGAATATTGGTAAAAGCTGTAATTGTTCTATAAAagcacaattttttagttgcgaggatttattaaatttagcAAATATGGAGATAAAATATGtggaaagaaatatttttttga
Proteins encoded in this region:
- the LOC124301057 gene encoding protein vein isoform X2 → MWAFLFLAGLFSGWWGALSLAAPPESAVAAPRTSSTSGNTLRTLLFPLTERNSETESTQGRDHLEPYRYNAVKRRSTSLRRRESKFRYDSLPRLRYEEVIASHGKTRDTDSAIFPFVQGPESTVERPRVARAAKNRKERTRTRDNSPREQRRRGRNKERRGQNWCPDVDVGNRAYLAPTVFEGKARSMSSARKPESNYAVTFEVKRVYKSQSGFQPLVKNDSVRLHFRDKTPGKSTLCEKSGIDGVSAPGVVRANIKRGKVYLVFVSRVGPRNFTILGEPIIRSKKNAQAVQAVVRPDYVREVTLSELRDAVARLQEKVKLVCRTRGSPPPRVHWLKDGMPLHPGHGLRIQHKRRRSKVVIASAKAEDSGRYECVAESTAGHRAALAAKLLVTHAPETTTAAWPRQEAPCPISEDFCMNGGTCLFFETVGEPACRCAEGFTGLRCENKDVTSTGKMDKYSSFAEDISLARF
- the LOC124301057 gene encoding protein vein isoform X1, with translation MWAFLFLAGLFSGWWGALSLAAPPESAVAAPRTSSTSGNTLRTLLFPLTERNSETESTQGRDHLEPYRYNAVKRRSTSLRRRESKFRYDSLPRLRYEEVIASHGKTRDTDSAIFPFVQGPESTVERPRVARAAKNRKERTRTRDNSPREQRRRGRNKERRGQNWCPDVDVGNRAYLAPTVFEGKARSMSSARKPESNYAVTFEVKRVYKSQSGFQPLVKNDSVRLHFRDKTPGKSTLCEKSGIDGVSAPGVVRANIKRGKVYLVFVSRVGPRNFTILGEPIIRSKKNAQAVQAVVRPDYVREVTLSELRDAVARLQEKVKLVCRTRGSPPPRVHWLKDGMPLHPGHGLRIQHKRRRSKVVIASAKAEDSGRYECVAESTAGHRAALAAKLLVTHAPETTTAAWPRQEAPCPISEDFCMNGGTCLFFETVGEPACRCAEGFTGLRCENKDVTSTGSAYNRHRGPFSCKLGLSTSYYC